From the genome of Papaver somniferum cultivar HN1 chromosome 2, ASM357369v1, whole genome shotgun sequence, one region includes:
- the LOC113352092 gene encoding acid phosphatase 1-like: HASSIEHGGLPLPIHPIRPKSGSGGKLLEGISCDSWRLAVETNNLRNWKTVPAECGDYVGHYLLGQYYRQDSRYVTLEAAKYGESINRTRDGKDIWVFDTDETTLSNVPYYATHGFGVQPYNDTSFNAWVDTGKAPALPETLVLYNRLLSLGFKVVFLTGRAEMRREVTRKNLRAAGYRNWEKLLLRQPSDAHKPAVVFKSEQRAKLVNQGYRIQGNIGDQWSDILGTDIGSRTFKLPDPVYYIS, from the exons CatgcttcttccattgaacatggCGGACTTCCGCTACCAATTCACCCTATTCGCCCAAAATCAGGCTCTGGTGGCAAACTTCTTGAAggtatttcttgtgatagttGGCGTCTTGCGGTAGAAACCAACAATCTCCGGAACTGGAAGACTGTTCCAGCTGAATGTGGAGATTATGTTGGTCATTACTTGTTAGGCCAATACTATCGTCAAGACTCGAGATATGTCACGTTGGAGGCTGCAAAGTATGGTGAGAGTATTAACCGCACCAGAGACGGTAAAGATATCTGGGTATTTGACACCGACGAAACTACGTTATCCAATGTACCTTACTACGCCACACATGGATTTGG GGTTCAACCATATAACGACACATCTTTCAACGCATGGGTCGATACCGGGAAAGCTCCAGCCTTGCCGGAAACTCTCGTGTTATACAACCGGTTACTATCTTTAGGATTCAAAGTTGTGTTCCTAACTGGAAGAGCAGAAATGCGCAGAGAAGTTACAAGGAAAAATCTTCGTGCAGCTGGATATAGAAACTGGGAGAAACTCCTTCTAAG GCAACCATCAGATGCACATAAGCCAGCAGTTGTGTTCAAATCAGAACAAAGGGCAAAGCTCGTAAACCAAGGGTATCGAATCCAGGGAAACATCGGAGATCAGTGGAGTGATATTCTGGGAACTGACATCGGCAGCAGAACATTCAAGTTGCCTGATCCTGTTTACTATATTAGTTGA
- the LOC113349291 gene encoding mitochondrial-processing peptidase subunit alpha-like encodes MYRIAASRLNAIKGRAGIIQSSSSSRSIFSLFGDGTSSQPTLDTPLTGVTIPPPLPDYVEPSKTKITTLPNGVRIASEASANPAASIGLYVDCGSNNETPESCGVSHLLERMAFKSTRNRSHFSVVREVEAIGGHVAASASREQMGYTHDALKAYVPQMVEQLVDTVRNPVFLDWEVTEQLKKVKDEIAEMDNNPQGLLMEAIHSAGYVGALANPLLAPMSAISRLNSKILEEFVAENYTAPRMVLAASGVEHEELLSVAESLLSDLPGGTTSARPKSEYVGGDSRIAAASPVAHVALAFEVPGGWLNEKDAMAATVLQLLMGGGGSFSAGGPGKGMHSRLYLRVLNQYHQMQSFSAFSSIYTDTGLFGIHASTGSGFASKAVDIATRELLEVATAGKVTQTELDRAKIATKSAVLMNLESRMVVSEDIGRQVLTYGERKPVDHFLKAVDAVTLKDISSIATKIISSPLTMASWGDVSYVPSYDSVSSKFSSQ; translated from the exons ATGTACAGGATTGCAGCTTCACGACTTAACGCAATCAAG GGTCGTGCGGGTATTATCCAGAGCTCATCTTCGTCTAGGAGTATCTTCAGTCTTTTCGGGGACGGGACAAGCTCTCAACCAACATTAGATACTCCACTTACAGGAGTTACTATCCCACCTCCATTGCCTGATTATGTCGAACCCTCTAAGACCAAAATTACAACTTTGCCAAATGGTGTAAGGATTGCTTCGGAAGCATCAGCG AACCCCGCTGCATCCATAGGGCTATATGTGGACTGCGGTTCTAATAATGAGACACCAGAGTCTTGTGGAGTCTCACACTTGTTGGAAAGGATGGCATTCAAAAGCACCAGAAACAGGAGTCATTTCAGTGTTGTGAGGGAAGTTGAAGCCATTGGAGGCCATGTGGCTGCTTCAGCCTCTCGAGAGCAGATGGGGTATACCCATGATGCTTTAAAGGCTTATGTCCCTCAAATGGTTGAACAACTTGTTGACACTGTGAGGAACCCTGTGTTCTTGGACTGGGAGGTCACTGAACAG CTAAAAAAGGTGAAGGATGAGATTGCAGAAATGGATAACAACCCTCAGGGCTTGCTTATGGAAGCAATCCACTCCGCTGGATATGTTGGTGCACTAGCAAATCCTCTCCTGGCTCCAATGTCCGCTATAAGTAGATTGAATAGTAAAATTTTGGAGGAGTTTGTTGCT GAAAACTATACTGCTCCTCGTATGGTTCTTGCGGCATCTGGTGTTGAACATGAAGAGTTATTATCCGTTGCAGAATCACTCCTATCAGACCTTCCCGGTGGTACAACTTCAGCTAGGCCGAAATCTGAGTATGTAGGAGGTGATTCCCGTATTGCGGCCGCTTCACCG GTAGCTCATGTCGCCCTTGCATTTGAAGTTCCCGGGGGTTGGCTCAACGAGAAGGATGCCATGGCTGCTACTGTACTTCAG TTGTTAATGGGAGGAGGTGGATCCTTTTCAGCTGGTGGCCCCGGGAAAGGGATGCACTCACGGCTGT ACCTTCGAGTTCTAAACCAGTATCACCAGATGCAGTCGTTTTCTGCATTCAGCAGCATCTACACTGACACTGGCCTATTCGGAATTCATGCATCTACG GGTTCTGGGTTTGCATCCAAAGCTGTTGATATAGCAACAAGAGAATTACTTGAAGTTGCAACAGCTGGAAAAG TAACACAGACAGAGCTGGATAGGGCGAAAATAGCAACTAAATCTGCAGTTCTAATGAATCTGGAATCACGG ATGGTTGTATCAGAAGACATAGGACGCCAGGTTCTAACGTACGGAGagag GAAACCTGTGGATCATTTCCTTAAGGCTGTAGATGCAGTAACTTTGAAGGATATAAGTTCCATTGCCACTAAGATCATTTCTTCTCCACTCACTATGGCATCATGGGGAGATG TTTCATATGTTCCAAGCTACGACTCTGTCAGCAGCAAGTTTAGCTCACAATGA
- the LOC113352091 gene encoding histidine--tRNA ligase, cytoplasmic-like, translated as MNGISSFKSYQIGKVYRRDNPTEGRYREFYQCDFDIAGQYCKMVPDFEVVKVLTELLDELNIGSYEIKLNHRKLLDGMLEICGVPPEKFRTICSSIDKLDKLEFEKIKKEMVEEKGLTAELADKIGALELEILFQALERSKCIDRVVFDSSLARGLDYYTGVIFEAVSKGTIKDGGSIGAGGRYDNLIGTFSGRQVLAVGVSLAIERVFNIMEKLDKERNQSVRATETQVLVSILGEDLGLAAELVSELWGAKIKAEYLVNKRFEKHIKSAMESRIPFMVIVGEQKNTRGVVRIEDVEANTEEVVRIKDVEANTEEVVRIKDVEANTEEVVSRNAVVENLQRRLNLVPSAAPFTLVEYLRDIFNFFFGLFR; from the exons ATGAATGGCATCTCTTCGTTCAAAAGTTACCAGATTGGTAAGGTGTATCGAAGGGACAACCCAACCGAGGGTCGATACCGGGAGTTCTACCAGTGTGACTTTGATATTGCTGGTCAATATTGCAAAATGGTGccggattttgaggttgttaAAGTTTTGACCGAGCTGTTGGATGAATTAAACATTGGGAGTTATGAGATAAAACTGAATCACAGAAAGTTGCTAGACGGAATGTTGGAAATTTGTGGAGTTCCGCCTGAAAAATTTAGAACAATATGCTCCAGCATAGATAAATTAGACAAGCTAGAGTTTGAGAAAATCAAGAAGGAAATGGTTGAAGAGAAGGGCTTAACTGCTGAACTTGCAGATAAGATTGGCGCTCTT GAGTTGGAGATTCTATTCCAAGCACTAGAAAGATCAAAATGTATAGATAGAGTGGTTTTTGACTCGAGTCTTGCTAGAGGTCTTGACTATTATACCGGGGTAATATTTGAAGCTGTTTCTAAAGGCACTATAAAGGATGGGGGTTCAATTGGAGCTGGAGGGCGCTACGACAATCTTATAGGAACGTTTAGTGGGAGGCAAGTCCTAGCAGTTGGTGTTAGCCTAGCTATTGAGAGAGTTTTTAATATCATGGAGAAGCTCGACAAGGAACGTAACCAGTCGGTTCGGGCCACAGAAACACAAGTCTTGGTTAGTATACTTGGAGAGGATCTGGGGCTAGCTGCTGAGTTGGTGAGTGAACTCTGGGGTGCTAAAATAAAAGCAGAATACTTGGTGAACAAAAGATTTGAAAAGCATATCAAGAGTGCCATGGAGTCTAGGATTCCGTTCATGGTAATCGTTGGTGAACAAAAAAACACTAGAGGCGTCGTTAGAATTGAAGACGTAGAAGCCAACACAGAGGAGGTGGTTAGAATTAAAGACGTAGAAGCCAACACAGAGGAGGTGGTTAGAATTAAAGACGTAGAAGCCAACACAGAGGAGGTGGTTTCGAGGAATGCTGTTGTCGAGAACCTGCAGAGACGTTTGAACCTTGTACCCTCGGCCGCCCCCTTCACCCTTGTCGAGTATCTTAGGgatatttttaatttctttttcggTCTCTTTAGATAA